One genomic window of Saccopteryx bilineata isolate mSacBil1 chromosome 4, mSacBil1_pri_phased_curated, whole genome shotgun sequence includes the following:
- the LOC136334011 gene encoding protocadherin alpha-6-like: MPRGLLMELKQLFDMVITLEDRLGSRCLLLSLMFFAVWVVGSGQVHYSVPEEAKHGTFVGRIAQDLGLELAELVPRLFRMASKGGGDLLEVNLQNGILFVNSRIDREELCGWNVECSIHLEVIVERPLQVFHVEVEVKDINDNPPVFRVKEQRVLVYESRLPDSLFPLEGASDEDVGTNSVLTYKLSSSEYFTLDVKTNHDDNTEIGLVLKKSLDREETPEHNLWLMATDGGKPELTGTAQLLVIVLDVNDNAPSFPQSEYEVRIFENSDNGTIVIRLNASDPDEGANREISYSFNSLVPPMVIDQFSIDSNTGEITIRKNLDFEKVNSYKIRVDATDRGHPPMAGHCTILVKVLDINDNVPQISLTSMSLPVREDAPLGTVIALISLSDPDFGANGKVTCTLSPHVPFKLVSTFKNYYSLVLDSALDRETLQNYELLVTARDGGSPSLSTTASVSVEVADVNDNPPTFAQPEYTIFVKENNPPGCHIFTVSAQDLDAQENALVSYSLVERRVGERALSSYVSVHADSGKVYALQPLDHEELELLQFQVSARDAGVPPLGSNVTLQVFVLDENDNAPALLPPGAGREGGAVSEMISRLVGAGQVVAKVRAVDADSGYNAWLSYELQPTADGARSPFRVGLYTGEISTTRALEEADAPRQRLLVLVKDHGEPSLTATATVLLSLVDNGQVPKTLSRASSGAAVGERALVDVNVYLIIAICAVSSLLVLTLLLYTALRCSAPPTESACTPGKPTLMCSSAVGSWSYSKEKRQRVCSGEGPPKADLMAFSPSLPPCPVAVDIGERQDLNDHCAKVSEISYITITWFFEIL, translated from the coding sequence ATGCCGAGAGGTCTTCTGATGGAACTAAAACAACTATTTGACATGGTTATTACCCTGGAAGACCGACTGGGATCCCGGTGTCTGCTGCTATCGCTAATGTTCTTTGCAGTCTGGGTGGTTGGGAGCGGTCAGGTCCACTACTCGGTCCCCGAGGAGGCCAAACACGGCACTTTCGTGGGACGCATCGCTCAAGACCTGGGACTGGAGCTGGCAGAGTTGGTGCCACGCCTGTTCCGCATGGCGTCCAAAGGCGGTGGAGACCTTCTGGAGGTAAATCTGCAGAATGGCATTTTGTTTGTGAATTCTCGGATCGACCGCGAGGAGCTGTGCGGGTGGAATGTGGAGTGCAGCATCCACTTGGAAGTGATCGTGGAGAGGCCACTGCAGGTTTTCcatgtggaggtggaggtgaaggaCATTAATGACAATCCTCCTGTATTCCGGGTAAAGGAACAAAGAGTATTGGTTTACGAATCTAGGCTGCCAGATTCTCTGTTTCCACTAGAGGGCGCGTCAGATGAGGACGTGGGCACAAATTCCGTTTTAACCTATAAACTCAGTTCCAGTGAATATTTCACGCTAGATGTGAAAACAAACCATGATGACAATACAGAAATTGGGCTTGtgttaaaaaaatctttggacCGAGAGGAAACTCCTGAACATAACTTATGGCTCATGGCCACTGATGGAGGCAAACCTGAGCTCACTGGCACTGCTCAGCTTCTGGTCATTGTGCTGGACGTGAATGACAATGCTCCCAGTTTCCCACAGTCTGAATATGAAGTTAGAATATTCGAAAATTCAGACAACGGAACAATAGTTATCAGATTGAATGCTTCTGATCCCGACGAAGGAGCTAATCGAGAGATTTCTTACTCTTTTAATAGCCTTGTTCCACCCATGGTTATTGACCAGTTTAGCATAGATTCAAAtactggagaaataacaattcgAAAGAATCTGGATTTTGAAAAAGTGAATTCCTATAAAATCCGCGTTGACGCCACGGACAGAGGCCACCCACCGATGGCAGGTCATTGTACAATTTTGGTAAAAGTCTTAGATATTAATGATAATGTCCCTCAGATTTCCTTGACTTCAATGTCACTTCCAGTCAGGGAAGACGCTCCACTCGGTACTGTCATTGCTCTGATCAGTCTGTCCGACCCCGACTTTGGGGCCAACGGGAAGGTGACCTGCACCTTGTCGCCGCACGTTCCCTTCAAGCTGGTGTCCACCTTCAAGAACTACTATTCACTGGTGCTGGACAGCGCCCTGGACCGCGAGACCTTGCAGAACTATGAGTTGCTGGTGACAGCTCGGGACGGGggctctccatctctgtcaacCACCGCCAGCGTGTCCGTGGAGGTGGCCGACGTGAACGACAACCCGCCAACGTTCGCGCAGCCGGAGTACACGATATTCGTGAAGGAGAACAACCCGCCAGGCTGCCACATCTTCACGGTGTCCGCGCAGGACTTGGACGCGCAGGAGAACGCGCTGGTGTCCTACTCGCTGGTGGAGCGGCGGGTGGGCGAGCGTGCGCTGTCGAGCTACGTGTCGGTGCACGCGGACAGCGGCAAGGTGTACGCGCTGCAGCCTCTGGACCACGAGGAGCTGGAGCTGCTGCAGTTCCAGGTGAGCGCGCGCGACGCGGGCGTGCCGCCTCTGGGCAGCAACGTGACGCTGCAGGTGTTCGTGCTGGACGAGAACGACAACGCGCCCGCGCTGCTGCCGCCTGGGGCGGGCCGAGAAGGCGGGGCAGTAAGTGAGATGATATCTCGGTTGGTGGGAGCGGGCCAGGTGGTGGCGAAGGTGCGCGCGGTGGACGCGGACTCTGGCTACAACGCGTGGCTGTCTTATGAGCTGCAGCCGACGGCGGATGGTGCCCGCAGCCCGTTCCGTGTAGGACTGTACACGGGCGAGATCAGCACGACGCGCGCCCTGGAGGAGGCGGACGCGCCGCGCCAGCGCCTGCTGGTTCTAGTGAAGGACCATGGAGAGCCGTCGCTGACCGCCACAGCCACGGTACTGCTGTCCCTGGTGGACAACGGCCAGGTTCCGAAGACTTTGTCGCGGGCATCTtctggggcagcagtgggggagaggGCACTGGTGGACGTGAACGTGTACCTGATCATCGCCATCTGCGCGGTGTCCAGCCTGCTGGTGCTCACGCTGCTGCTGTACACGGCGCTGCGGTGCTCGGCGCCGCCCACCGAGAGCGCATGCACGCCGGGGAAGCCCACGTTGATGTGCTCCAGCGCGGTGGGGAGCTGGTCGTACTCGAAGGAGAAGCGGCAGAGGGTGTGCTCTGGAGAGGGGCCGCCTAAGGCCGACCTGATGGCATTCAGCCCCAGTCTTCCACCCTGTCCTGTAGCGGTGGATATAGGCGAACGTCAGGATTTAAATGATCATTGTGCCAAAGTAAGTGAAATTTCATACATTACAATTACTTggttttttgaaatattataa